The Musa acuminata AAA Group cultivar baxijiao chromosome BXJ3-6, Cavendish_Baxijiao_AAA, whole genome shotgun sequence region AAATTTGCCTCGTCTAAGATATGAATACACAATGTTAGTTTCACTAAATTAAATCGGTGATCAAATTTGATGTGATCGTATTATCACCAAAAAGAAGGCTCTCGAGACATTATCACAAGAAAGCCGAACACACAAAGTCCAAATCCCTTTTCCTAGTTTCATTATAAAAGTCCAAACCCCTCTTCAAAGGCTTTCGCCTTTGAAGGAGCATATGGATCAATCCCAAATGGACACTATTAATGATGAATCCCAAGCAACTATGGGTTCTCTTTCCCCAACTGAGTCCAGATGGGTTACTACCTAACCTGCTCATCTCAGAAGCTTCATGTAAGATCTTCAAATTCACACATCCTCAAGTACTTCAGACGGTGTTGATGATTCAAAGCTTGCTCGCTCAGtgtatcattagaattaaaatgcaCTAAAACGAAGCTGGAATCGGAACGACAAGTGCAATAACATTTCTTGACTACTCTAATTTTAGTTCCAATTACGATGTCCTTTAAATATTCTGCTTTGATTTGGACGTGTTTAATGATCTTCCCATCGTAAAACAATGCTCTCAATGCTGTCATCCAGCGATTGACGCACTTGCTCTGACCACTCACCACAGCAAAAGGTGCGTTAGTGCACTATCAAAGAAGCGGAAATTAAAAGCGTATATTTCAGCCATATCTACCAACAATAACTCCAAAATTGAGTGTCTGGTAATGAAAGCAGGTGAAGGTAGAGGTTTAGGCTGAGGGGACGCAGGTGGCGCTGGAAACAGCCATGGGGTAAGAGAAGGAGTTGGCGTACTGGAAAGAGATGGTTTCGCCCGGGCGGAGGGGGCGGCCGTCGTTGAGGAGGCAGTCGTTGATGCTGAGGCGGCGGAAGATGCTGGGGTTGATTTGGCGAGCGCTGCTAAACTTGCCGCAGCTTAGGTGGATTTGGCCCATGGCACACCCgtctttcaacgggcaaagattCTGCACATTCACCGTGTACGTTGGGATCCCACTGGGCAGCGGCGGCGTCGCGTCTTGGTGCAACACGATGTCATCCATGCTGCACTGGTTTCCTATCCGATTTGTCgatttggaggaagaggaggaggacgaagacgTCACCGTTGCACGCAAACCACTAACACACATCAAGGTTGTACCTGATACAAGAAAATATGTATCATAATCTAAATAAGTATATAGGGATTTGAGTACGTGTGATTCTAATGTTTCAAGTAAGTTGCACATATTttcatcaaaccaaatatgacaaatatttggttgaaaaaaaaaaaatatctagcATATTAGATAAAGCTTAAGTTTGAATAAGATTGTATGGTCGATTATTAGTATAACTctttagaatatattattatggaATCAGAGATGAGAGAAGCAAAAAGTAAGTACAAAGAGAAATAGTTTGGTTTCACGCGTACCGAAGGTAAGCAGAAGGATTAGCGCTATAACAGTTCTCATCCTCAGCTGCTCCGGCGACATGCACCCTAACccttagcttcttcttcttcttcttcttcctcttgatccTTCGTTCGTATAAATGTGTAGTATGTGAAGGAAGTATTTAAATGTGAGTAATAACATAGAAAAACAAGCATAATGGGCAATATCTACTTGATTTGAACTGCACGTAATGTTTCAACGGAGGAAATAGAAAATCATCACACCCTTTCCTTAGAGATGTAATTAtaataggtaaataaataaattatcaatttaaaaaaggaaaatatcttAATTAAATTTTTGGGTGAGTAATTCGATCAACATTTCTATAATTTAGTCCAACCGATCGCAAATAAAAtaaagcaagagtgaagaggaaaaACTTGTCCATCACATCTCTGATTGGGTAAATTATCGCCTCTGATGCCTCTTGACTTAATCTACCATAGAGGCCACAAATAACAATAATTACCCCCTTCCAACTATAGTTGAACTAGGAATGGATAGCTGGCCTCCTTTTTTTGTTCGATTCTTTGGCCTTAAGAATGAGTGATTGCCGTGCCCAATTGGAGAGCAAACAGCTAATTGAACGCAGTCTACGGTCGATCTGTGACCCTAGATACTGAAGGTGTTCTTACCTTTTGCAAAAAAAACTCATCCATGAGTTGTCATGAAATATTCACAAGGCTACTTCTTATTGCCGGTGAGTCGATCACAAGTTTGGAGAAAGGCAAAAGAGAGAATGGAAGGGGGAGATAAGGGATGCTAAAGAAGTGCGCAGCCACCTAATTCTCCACAATGCCTTCCTCGTCACCATGGACCTTGCCTCCCGCGTCTTTCCTGAGAGTGCTCTCATTGTCATTAGTGAAAAAGAGTATACCATCAACTAATCGTCATCCAACATGCAACCACCATATAGTGTCCACGATCAAAGGAGAAGACAATGTCACCCTCTGTCCACATAGGCAATGGTCCAAAATAGGTAATTATGGTTTACGCACCCTCCCTTGTGGCCCACGTGGACAAAAGGCTATTAGAGGTGGTTAAAGACTACCTCCTtatagaatatttcataaaaacATATTATCCCTTTACGATTAGGTATAAAAGCTCGTttccactaaattgaaaatggggCTTACCTTTTTTGGCTACTCATGTCTATACTCATACCATTTGGATTATGAACTTGGGCTTCAAAGGGACCGGATCAAGACCTCTTTAGATCTCGGTCTTCATGTAGGTGGCACTGCGGGATCTTGGTGTTTCCACCTTAAGGCACTTTGGGCAAACCTATGCATATGGGTCCAGACCATGCCGGGTTGATTGGAATATCAATTACATCTTCTCTcatcattttggcactagaatAAGGGACCGATATTACAAGAACTCTTGCCCATCAACTCTCTCAATGAACTTTTAAGAAAAGAGGCTTTGCCCTTGACCTTTTGGCATGgataaacttcgaaacaggatgtttgatgtaatgcttatatatgtctgtgtcttttgatatgttcttactttgcacaacatatagagggacggtcgaaggcttaatagtcccattttagttgggtttggtggcagctttaggcttgtaaataaaggttgtgtcatgtggacatttgtgagagattttcgatctatagtggaccattttgaccctttgttgtgtaattgttcagagcttgtaaagtttgtttgtaatttgcattgtctatgaagtgtttcctgaaatgtttacatgtggatcctgagtgagacattttctctaacccgttttctcttttgtgggtcctaagggaccatgggaggcttcggggaggctgacctttgcggacggacacgcaagggtgccgcatgactttggcaaaaccaactaagtccgtgacaaatggtatcagagcgggacaagcactcgtagaaacacttagtatgcaaatgtgggggacctagcggggctgcattgaggacagtcagcacacgcacgaccatTTAGGGGAAAaaggggcatggagatgtagggaaaaggagttgctcggaggagcgggcatctgagattcacATTCAGagcaatggccaacccttcgcgtaagaggcatcACGAGAACAGGCAGGCTTTGAAGAATGcgaagcacacaaaggttgggatggctgagtttgagctacggctcaacgttgacaactatacttgatggtgcttaaggcaagcgaggcgctaggtaaaggatgagaccatgcaagatggaatgagttgctcggcgaccaaaagagttgtgcaaagctcagagAGGTGAGAggtattgctaactcgaagaatttggtacacaTACATAGGCTTGTAtgtagacgatggaatgttcgcggccatcccatgatgaccgaaactcggtgctatggagcattgaaactttctcttcggcatgtgaaggatacgttggtaggaggctgaagtgtgcagtgagtttagcatgttgctaggccttgagcggtgcagtgggggctgtattgacgtggagtcgcaatctaacaaGTGTGTTTACAGGAGATAGAACAATGCATAATTTGTTCagtaaatcggagtagtccaaggggatggtgttctctgaaatgaagagagatgttgctccaataggatagatatccaggagggataagtcccggatctccagagggagaatcatgtgtaacagacagcacatgttgaggagaagtacctcaacaaacaactccacgaagctcaatggaccgagcaagcggcgaggagtcgtcgcaagatctcgcttgagagaatgcaatggtggatgcattgcgagatcaagtgggggaacgacccaaagcaacacaaatgaaggcacacttagagtcgatatggagattggactcaagggagggttgacccgtggaatggtgggtgtgaAGGTCACCATCaattcaatgcaaaaacgaggagcagagcaacttgggtgtaacttggcgaagtacccaagccgcatcaaggaagctagcatagaagatggaacatggagtagaggcatagtgctttctttggacagaggtcaaggacatgaactcttacagaggcaagagcaggatcatgtttttccatgggtccttcattctgacggagcagactcatcttgcatggtgccaaataaGAAAGTAGCTTCTGGgcttatgcaccttatctcggagaagcatttgatggaggaactaaggcgactcaacttgcggaggcgaagttgggttcagaaggccttggcacagggcaagaggacgcggaggcgggtactcttgaagaatatgccacagtgttgccattcaagttgccatgaaggaagtggtgcataacgaagattgtgctggtaggggcagaggcccaggatccaaacaatggtgcactaattgcagtgaagtcgggggactttgggagctactaggcgatggactctagatggtgcttcatctaggtgtgacctaagagtgagcggatgaaggtcgattgccaaaaaagcgaacaaaatcgaaggtggaagagacctaacaatatattggcagaggccacatatggagggatcacaattcgagttcatcccacaaggatcaaaatgcaatggagatgtcactaggaggcgacatggtgcagaggatcgtggtggaacaattcctggcaatgcgatacacatgaatgtgTCCCGTAAGGgagtagatcatacggaggtatgatcgggagctattggaagctccacttcggtgaacaacacaacggTAAGAAGGGTTACGGATTCGAGTGAAGGCTATAGTACTGCAGAAGAagatcttccgtgcgtgcattgaattttgcatcggatgaaagccttagtcattagcatatgggggctatgttccaccaaggaaaaagttcgaatgcaagtaacaGTGAGTCCTAggggaggtatgatcaaagcagctggagagttggactgctctagagcccatatttgcttaagggagcctggcaagtcagaggataaggttgagtaagcgaacgttgctaccacggaagctaaggagaacagaattggtgcaaatcctacaacgtgatggcagaggccatgcatgggagttgcaatctgtctttccatcgaccaaagggagctgcttggagaacacagaggcattaaagcagggggtcgaaaggggcgaggaagcgacaacgagtccaaagggacttggctacccaaaatcaagcatcagttagaatggagatggactcagaggagtgccacagagacatatctactaatcgtgaagaaaagggatacagatgcgaggcgatggatagtagggctatGGACATGGcatcgccatggtaccgtagaggtgggacttccgtgaaagtcattgatcccttgctctcatggagggagagcgcttggtcgtgaaaggggccgaggaggtggagtatgcagaggcaaactccaagtaccaagacaaggctgaagggcagaggccaaggaacttcgtaagatcggtgtcaacgagtttctcatcaagatagctgaaagtaaaggacttcgagtcaggcaagagtgcatgaccaaggaacgaagtaggcagtacatggtgttgtacctttgctactcaatggagtaggcagcagggttaatagagaagatggtacaatcccagaggcgaccaaatttattagagaattactccaagttggggtgaaaacttcctacattccagaagttcgatggcattgagaaggtgaatcacagtaactaactcaacgcaaggagtgcaaacacttcaagtgcttcagaagtgtgagcaaagagcaagcgaaggccactaatcggctcgatgcatggagtacaacctcgaggaggtgggcgaagtcaagtaacctttgccttctcaacccttaagagaatgggcgaaaccgagtaccctaattctcttatctatccagcaaaggagctttacacaggttcaaagacccttcgaagatattaaaAGATAATAGTTGCcaaatcctcaccattggtgatcagtgctattgagagtagagtaTCCAcctcatttcccaatagaataccaatcgaaagcggaagtgatgcgaatctacttggaagtgacaaataagtgaaagaagagtcgatgagcaaattttatggaggatggaccaaaaactttgaaagtttgcaaggcgatgcttgttaaagctccaacaagtatccacctagttcaagcaacatgaggcatttcAGAGACTAACATATAGTTATGATGGTCTTTTTCTTTCAAATGGAGGATCTacaagaatcaacaaggatcaacacaactcagccaacctcacACCAGAGTCAaaatcattggtgagttgaagcaacatggtggatcaaaggt contains the following coding sequences:
- the LOC135641377 gene encoding TPD1 protein homolog 1-like; this encodes MCVSGLRATVTSSSSSSSSKSTNRIGNQCSMDDIVLHQDATPPLPSGIPTYTVNVQNLCPLKDGCAMGQIHLSCGKFSSARQINPSIFRRLSINDCLLNDGRPLRPGETISFQYANSFSYPMAVSSATCVPSA